The genomic DNA GGTGAATTCTATCAAGTTGAGGATAAAGCCAAACCGGCGAAGGGCACCGGTCTCGGTCTTGCTATTTCAAAACAGATAATCGAGGCTCATTCTGGAAAGATTTGGGTTGATAGCGTATCCGGAGAGGGAACCTATTTTGCCTTTTCAATTCCAATCTCGAGAACAGGAGCAAATTTTGGATAAAGAAAAAGTCCTTATCATCGATGACGAAGTTGAAAACCTGTTCATGCTCAAAATACGACTGGAGCACGAAAATTTCGAGGTTCTCACGACAAATGATCCTTTCAAAGGACTGGAAACTGCTCTCGCTCAGATTCCAGATGTTATATTGCTCGATATCAACATGCCAGGTCTCGACGGTTTTGGCGTTTGCAGACGCCTTAAGGCTGATTTTAAAACCTCTGGCATTCCTGTTATTATGCTCACCTGCATGGATGACACCGATTACAAAATCGAGGGTCTCGAAGGTGCTGGTGCGGACGACTATTTAATCAAGGATGAAATTGACCACCGGGAAATCGCAGCTAGAATTAGATCGATTCTCAGGCGGACACGCGATTCCATCTCGGCCAATCCCCTCACGCGCCTTCCCGGCAATCGTGCAATCGACAGCGAACTTCAAAGGCATTTCGCGGATGGAAGGCCTTTTGTAATTGGTTATGTCGATATTGATAATTTTAAAGCATACAACGATATATATGGATTCCAAAATGGAGATAAGGTTATTCTAGCCATAGCTGATATCCTCAGAAATTCGGTGGGTCAATTCGCAGGATCATTTATAGGTCACATCGGAGGCGATGATTTTTTATTTCTCGCCGAACCTGAGAACGCGACAGCTATAGCCGCCGGGATTGTGTCTCTCGTCGAACAAACGGCGCCCGGTTTCTATTCAAAAGAACATCGCGAAGTTAAAGGCATCAATTCAACTGACAGAGATGGAAATCCCCGTTTTTTTTCCTTCTTCGCGGTTAGTATAGCCTTAATCCCTAATGAAGCAGTGATTAATCAATCCGAACTATCCGAGCTTGCGGGTAAGATGAAAAAAACCTTGAAGGCTCGAGGAGGCAATAGATATGGTGGTCCCGAAATACTTGTGTAAATATCTTTTTTTAGTTGGCTTCGTTTTTATTCTTTCATGTGCGCACATCCCAAAAACCACACAGGCTTCTGCTGATATCTATATGTCAGCCTCGGAAAATTTAAAAAAGCAGCGGCTCGAGGAAGCAAAATACGAATTCAATCAGTTATACACTAAACACCCAAAATCCGATTATGCTGACGATGCCCTTTTTCGACTCGGATATATTTCCTGTGTTCAAGAAAAATACAATGACGCTCTCGATTTCTATGATGATTTAATCGATAAATATCCCAAAAGCGAATGGATTTTCGATGCTAAAGTTTGGCAGAACTTACTTAAATCCTGGCAAAGCTCCAACAATGAATTAAAGGCTGTCAGAAGTAAGCTTAATTCCAAAAAAACGACAAAAGAACCTTCGGAAAATAAAGCTTCAGAGGAAATAGAGGGGCTTCAACAGGAACTATCTAAACTCAAAGAGGATAATCGCAAACTTAGAGAATTGATCGAATCCATGGAATAAAAACTTACATCGATACAAATCTGGAGGGGATTATGCAAAAAAGAGATGTTTGGAGCAGTCGAACCACTTTCGTTTTAGCAGCCATAGGATCCGCCATAGGATTGGGAAACATATGGAGGTTTCCTTATATATGCTATGCAAACGGTGGTGGAGCTTTTCTCATCGCTTATGTTGTATGTCTCTTTGTTGCCGGGATACCGCTACTCATGCTCGAATTTGGCATAGGAAAACGCATGAATAATGCTGCACCTGGTTCTTTCATGACTATTCGCGGGGGCTTTGAGTGGTTCGGATGGTTCGCTGTTGGAATTGGTTTTATCATTACAACGTACTACTCCGGTATTCTCTCCTATTGCATTAACTATTTTGTTTACAGCTTTAATACATCATGGGGAAATGATCCGAGTGGTTTTTTCTTCGATAATATCCTCGGGATAACGAAAGAACCATGGTCAATTGGAAAACTTCAAATTCCACTATTTATAGGGCTACTATTAGCTTGGGTGTGGATTATAGCCTCTATCTGGAAGGGCACAAAAACAGTCGGCAAGGTTGTCTGGTTTACAGTGCTTGGGCCATGGCTTTTACTGATCCTTTTCGTAATTCGAGGCGTTACACTCGATGGTGCAGTCGATGGAATAAGGTATTATCTGACTCCTGTCTGGATTAAACTTCTCGAACCGAGGGTTTGGCTTGCTGCTATCTCTCAAGTTTTCTTTAGTTTAACTGTAGGTTTCGGTGTGATGAT from bacterium includes the following:
- a CDS encoding response regulator, translating into MDKEKVLIIDDEVENLFMLKIRLEHENFEVLTTNDPFKGLETALAQIPDVILLDINMPGLDGFGVCRRLKADFKTSGIPVIMLTCMDDTDYKIEGLEGAGADDYLIKDEIDHREIAARIRSILRRTRDSISANPLTRLPGNRAIDSELQRHFADGRPFVIGYVDIDNFKAYNDIYGFQNGDKVILAIADILRNSVGQFAGSFIGHIGGDDFLFLAEPENATAIAAGIVSLVEQTAPGFYSKEHREVKGINSTDRDGNPRFFSFFAVSIALIPNEAVINQSELSELAGKMKKTLKARGGNRYGGPEILV
- the bamD gene encoding outer membrane protein assembly factor BamD; the encoded protein is MVVPKYLCKYLFLVGFVFILSCAHIPKTTQASADIYMSASENLKKQRLEEAKYEFNQLYTKHPKSDYADDALFRLGYISCVQEKYNDALDFYDDLIDKYPKSEWIFDAKVWQNLLKSWQSSNNELKAVRSKLNSKKTTKEPSENKASEEIEGLQQELSKLKEDNRKLRELIESME